Proteins found in one Gammaproteobacteria bacterium genomic segment:
- a CDS encoding iron-sulfur cluster biosynthesis family protein yields MDEVSITETAAQQVKKSAVESQTDNLPLRIAVTVQPNGSFHYGMGFDDVGNANGEDINYHSNGIDIVIAKTSYELLKGTVVDYAELEPKQFHFVFLNPNDPNYKPNDSSKD; encoded by the coding sequence ATGGATGAAGTATCAATTACCGAAACAGCAGCACAGCAAGTGAAAAAATCAGCTGTTGAATCACAAACTGACAATTTACCTTTACGTATTGCTGTTACAGTTCAGCCCAACGGCTCATTTCATTATGGCATGGGGTTCGATGATGTTGGCAATGCAAATGGTGAAGATATTAACTATCACTCAAATGGCATTGATATTGTCATCGCCAAAACTAGTTATGAGTTATTAAAGGGCACCGTCGTGGATTATGCTGAATTGGAACCTAAGCAGTTTCACTTTGTTTTTCTCAATCCGAATGACCCCAACTACAAACCTAATGATTCATCTAAAGACTAA
- a CDS encoding cobyrinate a,c-diamide synthase has translation MGQILFSAAHKSSGKTIISTGICAALRGQNKIVQPFKKGPDYIDPMWLATASERNCYNLDFWTQSNQEILELFHNKSTDADISIIEANKGLYDGLDLDGSNSNAALAKLLNSPVVLVLDCRGTIRGIAPLLLGYQQFDSEVNIQGVILNFVGGYRHEKKMRQVVEHYTDLKVLGAVHRNDALTLEERYLGLIPSNEDQQAIDKMQSLAKIIAEQIDLDSLLGISSAIPNVPSPSKKTIASFNLRIAYAQDCAFGFYYPDDLEMFQKLGATLIPFDTINDKDLPDADAIFIGGGFPEKCMHLLEKNQSMRNQIYNALTQGLPAYAECGGLMYLCNNIHYQGTHAAMAGVIDANCVMTSKAQGRGYIQFTENENAFWPCSSPSLINAHEFHYSHLSGLKQGCTMVFDVSRGNGIQNKQDGIRINNTLACYAHQRHSTHNPWILKFLNFIESCQSK, from the coding sequence ATGGGTCAGATACTTTTCTCCGCCGCACATAAATCTTCCGGAAAAACCATTATAAGCACAGGAATTTGTGCTGCGTTGCGTGGGCAAAATAAAATTGTCCAACCTTTTAAGAAAGGTCCGGATTATATAGACCCAATGTGGTTAGCAACAGCTTCAGAACGCAACTGTTACAACTTAGATTTCTGGACGCAATCAAATCAAGAAATATTAGAACTTTTTCATAACAAAAGTACAGATGCAGATATTTCAATCATTGAAGCAAACAAAGGTCTATATGATGGTTTAGATTTAGATGGCAGCAACAGTAACGCCGCTTTAGCCAAATTACTTAATTCACCGGTGGTTCTCGTATTGGACTGTCGCGGTACTATTCGTGGCATTGCACCTTTATTATTAGGTTATCAGCAGTTCGACTCTGAAGTTAACATTCAAGGAGTAATATTAAATTTCGTTGGCGGCTATCGTCATGAAAAAAAAATGCGCCAAGTTGTCGAGCACTACACAGACCTAAAAGTACTTGGCGCCGTACACCGTAATGACGCTTTAACGCTTGAGGAAAGGTACCTAGGCTTAATTCCAAGTAACGAAGACCAGCAAGCGATTGATAAAATGCAGTCACTAGCAAAAATTATTGCTGAGCAAATAGACCTAGATTCACTACTTGGAATTTCCTCCGCAATTCCAAATGTACCCTCACCCTCTAAAAAAACAATTGCTTCTTTTAATTTGCGTATTGCATATGCACAAGATTGTGCTTTTGGTTTTTACTACCCTGATGATCTAGAAATGTTTCAAAAACTTGGAGCGACATTAATTCCATTTGACACAATAAATGACAAAGACTTACCTGACGCTGACGCAATTTTCATTGGCGGCGGTTTCCCTGAAAAGTGCATGCATCTATTAGAAAAAAATCAATCCATGCGCAATCAAATTTATAATGCACTCACACAAGGCTTGCCTGCCTACGCCGAATGCGGCGGACTTATGTATCTTTGTAATAATATCCACTATCAAGGCACACATGCTGCTATGGCCGGTGTTATTGACGCAAATTGTGTGATGACATCAAAAGCTCAAGGCCGTGGTTACATCCAGTTCACAGAAAATGAAAATGCTTTTTGGCCTTGTAGCTCTCCCTCACTTATCAATGCTCATGAATTTCACTATTCTCATTTGTCAGGTTTAAAGCAAGGCTGCACCATGGTATTCGATGTCTCTCGTGGCAACGGCATTCAAAACAAGCAAGATGGAATTCGAATAAACAATACCCTTGCATGCTATGCCCATCAACGTCACAGCACACATAATCCCTGGATTCTAAAATTTTTGAATTTTATCGAATCCTGTCAATCCAAATAG
- the rimO gene encoding 30S ribosomal protein S12 methylthiotransferase RimO, with translation MSNVIKSPSIGMVSLGCPKALVDSERIITQLRSEGYQISNQYDGADAVIVNTCGFIDSAKEESLEAISEALAQNGKVIVTGCMGVNSEDLEAIPREVLSISGPQDVDSVMNAVRRSVPIAHDPFIELLPPQGIKLTPKHYAYIKISEGCNHKCTFCIIPSMRGKLKSRQLHNVMEEAEKLAEAGVKELLVISQDTSAYGLDIKHESQLWRGKVYNNTMLDLCKAMGELGIWVRLHYVYPYPHVEDVIPLMADGKILPYIDAPFQHASYDVLKRMRRPASSDRTLEQIQRWRKLCPHLAIRSTFIVGFPGETDNDFEQLLTFLKQAELDRVGCFQYSPVEGAKSNQLDGQLAEEVKQERWHRLMQLQQEISENKLEEKVGLTLDVLIDEVTEEQAIGRSYADAPEIDGTVQIYSNKEIKVGEIVQVAIEEATEYDLIGSQV, from the coding sequence ATGTCTAATGTAATTAAAAGCCCATCTATAGGGATGGTCAGTCTAGGTTGCCCAAAAGCACTGGTTGACTCTGAGCGCATTATCACTCAGTTGCGTAGTGAGGGCTACCAAATCTCTAATCAATACGACGGCGCAGATGCCGTTATTGTGAATACTTGCGGATTTATTGATTCTGCCAAGGAAGAATCATTAGAGGCGATCAGCGAAGCATTAGCACAAAATGGCAAAGTGATTGTGACTGGATGTATGGGTGTAAATTCTGAAGATCTTGAAGCTATCCCTAGAGAAGTGCTAAGTATTTCTGGACCTCAAGATGTTGATTCAGTGATGAATGCTGTGCGTCGATCTGTACCGATTGCTCATGATCCATTTATAGAGTTGTTGCCGCCGCAAGGGATTAAGTTAACGCCAAAGCACTACGCTTATATAAAAATTTCTGAAGGCTGTAATCACAAATGCACATTCTGCATTATTCCTTCAATGCGTGGGAAGCTGAAAAGTCGTCAGTTACATAATGTGATGGAGGAAGCAGAAAAGTTAGCTGAAGCTGGTGTTAAAGAACTATTAGTGATTTCGCAAGATACTAGTGCCTATGGCTTAGATATAAAACATGAGTCTCAATTGTGGCGTGGCAAGGTGTATAACAACACTATGTTAGATTTATGCAAAGCAATGGGTGAGCTTGGTATATGGGTTCGTTTACACTATGTTTATCCCTATCCGCATGTGGAAGATGTGATACCACTAATGGCGGATGGAAAAATTCTTCCCTATATTGATGCGCCTTTTCAACATGCAAGCTATGATGTTTTGAAACGAATGCGGCGCCCCGCCTCGAGTGATCGCACGCTAGAACAAATTCAACGCTGGCGGAAATTGTGTCCACATTTAGCAATACGCAGCACTTTTATTGTTGGTTTCCCGGGTGAAACCGATAATGATTTTGAACAGTTATTAACATTCTTAAAGCAGGCTGAGTTAGATCGTGTTGGCTGTTTTCAATATTCGCCAGTTGAAGGGGCAAAATCAAATCAGCTGGATGGCCAGCTCGCAGAAGAGGTTAAACAAGAGCGTTGGCATCGTCTTATGCAGCTGCAACAAGAAATAAGCGAAAATAAATTAGAAGAAAAAGTTGGATTAACTTTAGATGTGTTGATTGATGAGGTCACTGAAGAGCAAGCAATTGGTAGAAGCTATGCTGATGCTCCTGAAATTGATGGTACCGTGCAGATTTATAGCAACAAAGAAATTAAAGTAGGTGAAATTGTGCAAGTAGCGATAGAGGAAGCTACAGAGTATGATTTGATTGGCTCGCAAGTTTAA
- a CDS encoding isocitrate/isopropylmalate family dehydrogenase, which yields MEKIPATLIPGDGIGPEIVKATLKVLDALGASFEWDVQQAGVAAETAHGDPLPQTTIDSVRKTKLALKGPLTTPVGSGFRSINVRLREEFQLFANVRPARSFLLGGRFENVDLVLIRENLEGLYVGVEHYIPIAGDPKAVAEASGIITRYGCTRFAEFAFNWAIKNKRKKVTIVHKANILKKLTGLFLETATELGKKYEGQIEVEERIVDNCAMQLVLNPNQFDVLITTNMFGDILSDEIAGLVGGLGLAPSANIGKDASIFEAVHGSAPDIAGKKIANPTALMLAAALMLDHVEESEKATSLREALDAQLRSGEGLTVDLGGTANTEEFADNIIARL from the coding sequence ATGGAAAAAATACCAGCCACGTTAATACCGGGTGATGGTATTGGCCCTGAGATTGTTAAAGCCACGCTTAAGGTGCTTGATGCTTTGGGTGCGTCTTTTGAATGGGATGTACAACAAGCAGGAGTTGCCGCTGAAACAGCTCATGGTGACCCATTGCCACAAACTACTATCGATAGTGTTCGCAAAACCAAGTTAGCATTAAAAGGACCATTAACTACACCAGTTGGAAGTGGATTTCGTTCGATAAATGTGCGATTGCGTGAAGAGTTTCAATTGTTTGCCAATGTGCGTCCAGCACGAAGCTTTTTATTAGGTGGAAGATTTGAAAATGTTGACCTTGTGCTTATCAGAGAAAATTTAGAAGGTCTTTATGTTGGTGTCGAGCATTACATTCCTATCGCGGGTGATCCTAAAGCAGTGGCAGAAGCTTCTGGGATTATTACTCGATATGGATGCACGCGTTTTGCTGAATTTGCATTTAATTGGGCAATTAAGAATAAACGTAAAAAGGTCACTATTGTTCATAAGGCTAACATTCTTAAGAAGTTGACAGGATTGTTTTTAGAAACAGCTACTGAACTTGGTAAAAAATATGAAGGTCAAATTGAGGTAGAAGAACGCATTGTTGATAATTGTGCTATGCAGTTAGTATTAAATCCAAATCAATTTGATGTATTAATTACTACTAATATGTTTGGAGATATACTTTCTGATGAAATTGCAGGACTGGTTGGTGGTTTAGGTCTAGCGCCATCAGCAAATATTGGAAAAGACGCATCTATCTTTGAAGCCGTGCATGGTTCAGCACCTGACATTGCTGGCAAGAAAATTGCGAACCCAACGGCGCTAATGTTAGCGGCTGCATTAATGTTAGATCATGTAGAAGAGTCTGAAAAAGCTACTAGTCTACGTGAAGCTCTAGATGCACAACTTAGAAGTGGTGAAGGCCTTACAGTAGATTTAGGCGGTACAGCTAATACAGAGGAGTTTGCGGATAATATTATTGCTCGCTTGTGA
- a CDS encoding putative DNA-binding domain-containing protein gives MPKSEHNFKDIQFEFTAHLRDPEKNSAPANIEDRRMEIYRGLLYKNVQGFLSSGFPVTRKLYNDEDWHKMVRDFFSTHTSHSPYFKDISKEFLIYLNEEREPQPEDPGFLLELTHYEWLEIMLSFLDAEIEWSNINKEGNLLKQIPVLSPLVQLNRYDYPVHKIKPDFQPDTTPEQPTFILVYRDQQDKVGFMAMNPVTARLVELVASNENRTGEEILLTIAKEIPSLSQDVILHGGHSTLTQLRGKDVVLGTRATNI, from the coding sequence ATGCCTAAATCAGAGCATAACTTTAAAGACATTCAATTTGAATTTACTGCGCACTTGCGAGATCCTGAAAAGAATTCTGCTCCTGCTAACATCGAAGATCGTCGCATGGAAATCTATCGCGGCTTACTCTATAAGAACGTTCAAGGATTTTTATCTAGCGGTTTCCCAGTTACACGTAAACTCTATAACGATGAAGACTGGCATAAGATGGTAAGAGATTTTTTCTCCACCCATACAAGTCATTCGCCTTACTTTAAAGACATATCTAAAGAATTTCTTATTTATCTAAATGAAGAACGCGAACCTCAGCCCGAAGACCCAGGATTTCTATTGGAGCTAACTCATTATGAGTGGCTAGAGATAATGTTGTCTTTCCTTGATGCGGAAATTGAATGGAGCAATATTAATAAGGAAGGTAATTTATTAAAGCAGATACCAGTACTATCGCCGCTGGTTCAACTTAATCGTTACGATTATCCAGTGCATAAAATCAAACCGGACTTTCAACCGGACACTACTCCTGAACAACCAACATTTATTTTAGTCTATCGAGACCAGCAAGATAAAGTTGGGTTCATGGCAATGAACCCAGTGACTGCGCGTTTAGTTGAATTAGTTGCAAGCAATGAGAACCGAACAGGCGAAGAGATACTGTTAACAATTGCCAAAGAAATACCTTCTCTTTCACAAGATGTCATATTGCATGGCGGGCACTCCACACTTACACAGTTACGTGGAAAGGATGTTGTATTAGGCACAAGGGCCACAAACATATAA
- a CDS encoding DUF692 domain-containing protein, producing MSKEYCVSGAGLGLRRGHMMEQLLEMNPTQVKFMEVAPENWIGMGGRLGKRFREYTERYDFVAHGLSLSIGGPTALDLELVKDIKKFMQQHNILKYTEHLTYCSDQGHLYDLMPIPFTNEAVHYVADRIKQVQDILGQRIAMENASYYAAPGKEMEEIEFLKAVLDEADCELLLDVNNIYVNSVNHNYNPITFLQSLPKERITYCHIAGHFNEDEDLIVDTHGADVIESVWTILDTAYETFGVFPTLLERDFNIPELPVLMKEVDQICQLQKKWGSTENAVTAHA from the coding sequence ATGAGTAAAGAATATTGTGTCAGTGGTGCCGGTTTAGGACTCAGACGAGGCCACATGATGGAACAACTTTTAGAAATGAATCCAACACAAGTTAAATTTATGGAAGTTGCACCAGAAAACTGGATTGGCATGGGTGGACGTTTAGGCAAGCGTTTCCGTGAATACACTGAGCGTTATGATTTTGTCGCTCATGGCTTATCTTTATCTATAGGCGGACCAACTGCGCTAGATTTGGAATTAGTTAAAGATATTAAAAAGTTCATGCAACAACATAATATTCTTAAATACACAGAACACTTAACGTATTGCTCAGATCAAGGCCACTTGTATGACTTAATGCCTATTCCATTTACCAATGAAGCAGTACATTACGTCGCAGACCGCATTAAACAGGTACAAGATATTCTTGGGCAGCGCATAGCCATGGAGAATGCTTCTTACTATGCCGCACCAGGTAAAGAGATGGAAGAAATTGAATTTCTCAAAGCGGTATTAGATGAAGCAGATTGCGAGCTATTACTAGACGTCAATAATATTTACGTCAATTCAGTCAATCACAACTACAACCCAATTACTTTTTTACAGTCACTACCTAAAGAACGCATTACATACTGCCATATCGCAGGACATTTCAACGAGGATGAAGATTTGATCGTGGATACGCACGGTGCTGATGTGATCGAATCAGTGTGGACAATACTAGATACGGCTTATGAAACATTTGGTGTTTTCCCAACATTATTGGAAAGAGATTTTAATATCCCTGAACTACCAGTATTAATGAAAGAGGTTGATCAGATTTGCCAACTACAGAAAAAGTGGGGCTCCACTGAAAATGCGGTGACAGCTCATGCCTAA
- a CDS encoding DoxX family protein, with amino-acid sequence MGIINFINSIFDKLRALEFLAPLLLRLFLAPIMIYAGLSKLGDVTNTALWFEHSLGLPFPTLMVYLSGGAEFLGGIALLIGFAVRWFAIPLMITMVVAATTAHWDNGWHQFHEAKQTVPWEWKTDLIEEGNKRKTIVKDVLKKNANYKYLTEAGSITILKNGIEVSASYFIMLLALFFMGAGKYLSVDYYLSRFSGTRL; translated from the coding sequence ATGGGCATAATTAATTTCATCAATTCAATTTTTGACAAACTTCGCGCCTTAGAATTTTTAGCACCGCTTTTACTACGTCTTTTTTTAGCGCCGATTATGATTTATGCCGGCCTTTCAAAATTAGGTGACGTAACAAACACTGCATTATGGTTTGAGCATTCGCTAGGACTGCCTTTCCCAACCTTAATGGTATATCTATCAGGAGGCGCTGAATTTCTGGGTGGGATTGCTCTATTAATTGGCTTTGCAGTTCGCTGGTTTGCTATACCACTCATGATCACAATGGTAGTAGCGGCAACTACCGCACATTGGGACAATGGCTGGCATCAGTTTCATGAAGCAAAACAAACTGTTCCTTGGGAATGGAAGACTGATCTCATTGAAGAAGGTAATAAACGCAAAACAATTGTTAAAGACGTATTAAAGAAAAATGCTAATTATAAGTATTTAACAGAAGCTGGATCTATCACTATTTTAAAAAATGGCATCGAAGTGTCAGCCTCTTATTTCATTATGCTATTAGCACTCTTCTTTATGGGAGCAGGTAAATACCTTAGCGTTGACTATTATCTCTCTCGATTCTCTGGAACCAGACTATAG
- a CDS encoding FMN-binding glutamate synthase family protein produces the protein MHELSGFALATLEILAFLFIFIIGAGIIIVAVLYVIDRSQTKQAIRHNYPVIGRFRYFFEHMGEFFRQYFFAMDREELPFNRAERTWVYRASKDIDSTIAFGSTRDLYKPGTVIFGNCPFPKLSIDSAEPGEVTIGQHCKHPYTTRSIYNISGMSYGAISKPAVLALSNGAREAGCWMNTGEGGLSPYHLEGGADIVFQIGTAKYGVRDHQGNLNIEKLAAVASHSQVKMFELKLAQGAKPGKGGILPAAKVNEEIANIRGIPVGTDSISPNRHIDINSIDELLDMLSTIRDTTGKPVGFKTVIGARDWLDDLFKTINERGIEIAPDFITIDSGDGGTGAAPMSLMDNVGLPIKQSLPLLINKLKQHGLRDRIKVIASGKLVTPVEVAWALATGADFITSARGFMFSIGCIQALQCNKNTCPTGITTHDKDLQSGLDPKNKTERVRNYVKNMVYEVGVIAHSCGVVEPRQLRRQHAYIVSPQGRSIPLDELYSSERTYVHT, from the coding sequence ATGCATGAGTTATCGGGCTTCGCATTAGCCACTCTTGAAATCTTAGCGTTCCTATTTATATTCATCATTGGAGCCGGCATCATTATTGTTGCTGTTCTATATGTCATTGATCGCTCCCAAACAAAACAAGCAATTCGACATAACTATCCTGTAATTGGCCGTTTTCGTTACTTCTTCGAACACATGGGCGAATTTTTCCGTCAATATTTTTTTGCAATGGATCGCGAGGAACTACCATTTAATAGAGCAGAAAGAACATGGGTATATCGAGCATCTAAAGACATAGACTCAACTATTGCTTTTGGTTCTACTCGCGACTTATATAAACCTGGGACAGTTATTTTTGGAAACTGCCCTTTTCCCAAGTTAAGTATTGATTCAGCTGAGCCTGGTGAAGTCACTATCGGCCAGCATTGCAAGCATCCCTATACCACACGCTCTATTTATAATATATCCGGAATGAGTTATGGCGCCATCTCTAAACCCGCAGTTTTAGCATTATCTAATGGTGCTCGTGAAGCGGGATGTTGGATGAATACCGGCGAAGGCGGTCTATCCCCTTACCACTTAGAAGGCGGAGCTGATATTGTTTTTCAAATAGGCACTGCAAAATATGGTGTGCGCGACCATCAAGGAAACCTCAATATAGAAAAGCTAGCAGCAGTTGCATCTCATAGCCAGGTTAAAATGTTTGAACTAAAATTAGCGCAAGGTGCTAAACCTGGTAAAGGTGGTATTTTGCCTGCCGCAAAAGTGAATGAAGAAATAGCCAATATCCGCGGCATACCCGTCGGCACTGACTCTATCAGCCCTAATAGACATATTGATATCAATTCTATTGATGAGTTACTCGATATGTTATCAACCATACGCGATACAACAGGTAAGCCAGTAGGCTTTAAAACAGTTATTGGTGCACGCGATTGGCTAGATGATTTATTCAAAACCATTAATGAACGTGGCATTGAAATCGCACCTGACTTTATCACAATAGACAGTGGAGACGGTGGCACTGGTGCTGCTCCAATGAGTTTAATGGATAATGTCGGCTTGCCAATCAAGCAGAGTCTGCCTTTACTGATCAACAAATTAAAGCAACATGGCCTACGTGATCGCATAAAAGTGATCGCTTCAGGAAAATTAGTGACTCCTGTAGAAGTCGCTTGGGCACTAGCAACTGGTGCAGACTTTATTACCTCGGCACGAGGTTTTATGTTTTCAATTGGCTGCATCCAAGCGTTGCAATGCAATAAAAACACCTGTCCCACTGGTATCACCACACATGACAAAGACCTACAGAGTGGACTCGATCCTAAAAATAAAACTGAACGTGTAAGGAATTACGTTAAAAACATGGTCTATGAAGTAGGAGTAATAGCTCATTCGTGTGGGGTAGTGGAACCACGTCAGTTACGTAGACAACACGCTTATATTGTTAGCCCACAAGGAAGATCCATTCCTTTAGACGAACTATATTCGAGTGAAAGAACATATGTACATACTTAA
- the nth gene encoding endonuclease III: MNKTKRTQIFTRLRELNPHPTTELNFSNEFELLIAVILSAQATDISVNKAIGPLYKVANTPDAIYKLGEKKLKTYVKTIGLYNTKAKNIIKTCKILIDEHSSQVPEDRRALEALPGVGRKTANVVLNTAFGHPTIAVDTHIYRVSNRTGIAPGNNVLEVEKRLVRLVPEEFKRDAHHWLILHGRYTCIARNPKCGDCTIHDLCEFRKKSS, from the coding sequence GTGAACAAGACCAAACGCACACAAATATTTACTCGCTTACGCGAGTTGAACCCACATCCCACGACAGAACTTAACTTTAGTAATGAGTTTGAATTACTCATTGCAGTAATTCTTTCTGCACAGGCGACAGACATCAGTGTTAATAAAGCTATTGGCCCACTATACAAAGTCGCCAATACTCCAGATGCAATTTATAAATTAGGCGAGAAAAAATTAAAAACTTATGTGAAAACGATTGGGCTATATAACACTAAAGCCAAGAATATTATTAAAACATGTAAGATTTTAATTGATGAACATTCAAGCCAGGTACCTGAAGACCGTCGAGCACTTGAAGCCTTGCCCGGTGTTGGCCGCAAAACAGCCAATGTGGTACTAAATACTGCTTTTGGCCATCCCACGATCGCGGTAGATACACACATATACAGAGTGTCTAATAGAACCGGTATTGCTCCAGGAAATAACGTTTTGGAAGTTGAGAAACGCCTAGTAAGACTAGTGCCTGAAGAATTTAAGCGTGATGCTCACCACTGGCTGATACTACATGGACGTTATACATGCATTGCGCGTAATCCCAAATGTGGAGATTGTACAATTCACGATCTATGTGAATTCCGTAAAAAGTCTTCCTGA
- the metG gene encoding methionine--tRNA ligase → MNNRRILVTSALPYANGSIHLGHLVEYIQTDVWARFQKMCGHQCIYVCADDAHGTPIMIRAQQEEITPEELIAKTKQEHEQDFADFLVDFDNFHSTHSEENKYFATSIFKALQSNGYISTKTVTDLFDPIEKVFLPDRFVRGTCPKCKTEDQYGDNCEACGATYTPSDLINPRSALSGAEPIEKENLHYFFKLSTLESALKKWTQSGSLQPEIANKISEWFEDGLQDWDISRDAPYFGFEIPDAPGKYFYVWLDAPIGYMASFKNYCDRTGEDFNSFWKPDSDTELYHFIGKDIAYFHTLFWPATLMGSGWRTPTSVYCHGFLTVNGQKMSKSRGTFIKARTYLNHLQPEYLRYYFAAKLNDGVSDIDLNLEDFQQRVNSDVVGKLVNIASRCAGFIYKKFDAKLTDNIIVKDGEGTYHAAVNRSDAIKECYENRKYSEAIRIIMAIADTANQVIDKNKPWERIKDEANREEVHQVCSFGINMFHLLIGYLKPVMPQLAEKSEAFLNTEITWSDLADGDPFPAGHTINKFKPLITRIEKDVVDAMIEESKQDAAPKASDPISDEISFDDFTKLDLRIARIAKAQHVEGADKLLQLTLDLGEPTGGIQKNVFAGIKSAYKPEDLEGKLVVMVANLKARKMRFGLSEGMVLAASGSDSGLFVIHPDDGATPGMRVK, encoded by the coding sequence GTGAATAATCGAAGAATTTTAGTTACTAGCGCCTTACCCTATGCGAATGGCTCTATCCACTTAGGGCATCTCGTCGAATACATACAAACGGATGTATGGGCGCGCTTTCAGAAAATGTGTGGCCACCAGTGCATCTACGTATGTGCTGACGATGCTCATGGAACTCCAATCATGATTCGTGCCCAACAGGAAGAGATAACACCCGAGGAGCTGATTGCCAAAACCAAACAAGAGCATGAGCAGGATTTTGCCGATTTCCTCGTCGATTTTGATAATTTCCACAGTACACATTCAGAAGAAAATAAATACTTTGCAACTAGCATATTTAAAGCTCTGCAAAGTAACGGTTATATCAGCACTAAAACAGTCACCGATTTATTCGATCCTATAGAAAAAGTATTTTTACCTGATCGCTTTGTACGGGGTACCTGCCCAAAATGTAAAACGGAAGATCAGTATGGCGATAACTGCGAGGCATGTGGTGCAACTTATACTCCATCAGATTTGATCAACCCGCGCTCTGCACTTAGTGGAGCGGAACCGATAGAAAAAGAAAATCTGCATTATTTTTTTAAACTCAGCACCTTAGAATCTGCGTTAAAAAAGTGGACACAATCAGGCAGTCTACAACCAGAAATTGCCAATAAAATTTCCGAATGGTTTGAAGATGGACTACAAGATTGGGACATCTCCCGCGACGCACCATATTTTGGTTTTGAAATCCCTGATGCACCTGGTAAATATTTTTATGTGTGGTTAGATGCTCCGATAGGTTACATGGCTAGCTTCAAGAATTATTGCGATCGGACTGGTGAAGATTTCAATTCTTTTTGGAAACCCGACAGTGATACCGAGCTATATCATTTTATAGGGAAAGATATTGCTTACTTCCATACTTTATTTTGGCCGGCAACATTAATGGGTTCAGGATGGCGTACACCTACTAGCGTTTACTGTCATGGCTTCTTAACCGTCAACGGACAAAAAATGTCTAAGTCACGCGGTACATTTATTAAAGCGCGTACTTACTTAAATCATTTGCAGCCTGAGTACTTACGTTATTACTTTGCTGCAAAATTAAACGATGGTGTTTCTGATATTGATTTAAATCTTGAAGACTTTCAACAACGCGTCAACAGTGATGTAGTCGGTAAGTTAGTCAACATTGCCAGTCGCTGTGCGGGCTTTATATATAAAAAGTTTGATGCGAAGCTGACAGACAATATTATCGTTAAAGATGGAGAGGGAACTTACCACGCAGCTGTAAACCGTAGCGATGCCATCAAAGAGTGTTATGAAAATCGAAAATACTCAGAGGCCATACGAATTATCATGGCCATTGCAGATACAGCAAATCAGGTGATCGATAAAAACAAACCCTGGGAGCGCATTAAAGATGAGGCAAATAGAGAAGAAGTCCACCAAGTATGTAGCTTTGGTATTAACATGTTTCATTTACTAATTGGATACTTAAAGCCTGTCATGCCGCAGCTTGCAGAAAAGTCTGAAGCATTTCTTAATACCGAAATCACCTGGAGTGACTTAGCTGATGGAGATCCTTTTCCTGCAGGTCACACAATTAACAAATTTAAACCTTTAATCACTCGCATCGAAAAAGACGTGGTGGACGCCATGATAGAAGAATCCAAACAAGACGCCGCACCTAAAGCGAGCGATCCTATTAGCGATGAAATCTCATTTGATGATTTTACAAAATTGGATTTACGTATTGCACGTATAGCAAAAGCACAGCATGTCGAGGGAGCAGATAAGCTATTGCAACTCACTTTAGACCTTGGGGAACCAACTGGTGGTATACAAAAGAATGTATTCGCCGGCATTAAAAGTGCATATAAGCCTGAAGACTTGGAGGGCAAACTCGTCGTCATGGTAGCCAACCTTAAAGCTCGCAAAATGCGTTTTGGTTTATCTGAAGGCATGGTACTTGCTGCCAGCGGTAGTGACAGCGGATTATTTGTAATTCATCCTGACGATGGCGCCACACCAGGCATGCGAGTCAAATAG